The following proteins come from a genomic window of Ilumatobacter coccineus YM16-304:
- a CDS encoding YibE/F family protein has translation MGHSHAHGDLDAELSIDPTVHRRMWTAVIACLVLVVIGLVALWPGSTDGGDDPLGLAGEPVAAKVNSADVEPCSYDPLLGCRNIEVIPRSGEFADQRLEFEQAIDSPIRDGDSILVDIFVNPDGTVQVYFYDFERSTSMLLLLLVFVAAIVVLGRWRGVGALAGLAASLVVILAFVLPALLEGTNAVAVAVVAAGAIAFIALFLAHGINLATAAALLSSIASLAITALLAWVFVVACKLTGLADESIGFLGALGGDIDPRGLLLAGIVIGSLGVLDDVTVTQVSAVWELKHARPEAEFTELYGRAVRIGRDHISSTVNTLFLAYAGASLPLLLLFSEAGQSISSVATREIVAVEIVRALVGSIGLVASVPISTALAAAVVASGTAPTDADADDPERDATA, from the coding sequence ATGGGCCACTCACACGCACACGGCGATCTCGACGCCGAACTCTCGATCGACCCGACCGTGCACCGGCGCATGTGGACCGCCGTCATCGCCTGTCTGGTGTTGGTCGTGATCGGCCTCGTCGCCTTGTGGCCGGGTTCGACCGACGGTGGCGACGACCCGCTCGGCCTGGCCGGTGAGCCGGTCGCCGCCAAGGTCAACTCCGCCGACGTCGAGCCGTGCAGCTACGACCCGCTCCTCGGCTGCCGCAACATCGAGGTGATTCCACGATCGGGCGAGTTCGCCGACCAGCGCCTCGAGTTCGAACAGGCCATCGACAGCCCGATCCGCGACGGCGACTCCATCCTCGTCGACATCTTCGTCAATCCCGACGGGACGGTGCAGGTCTACTTCTACGACTTCGAGCGGTCGACGTCGATGTTGCTCCTGCTCCTCGTATTCGTCGCCGCCATCGTCGTGCTCGGTCGCTGGCGCGGTGTCGGGGCCCTGGCCGGGCTCGCCGCCAGCCTCGTCGTGATCCTCGCGTTCGTCCTCCCCGCGCTCCTGGAGGGCACCAACGCCGTCGCCGTCGCGGTCGTGGCGGCCGGCGCGATCGCGTTCATCGCGCTGTTCCTCGCGCACGGCATCAACCTCGCCACCGCCGCAGCGCTGCTCAGCTCGATCGCCAGCCTCGCGATCACCGCGTTGTTGGCCTGGGTGTTCGTCGTGGCGTGCAAGCTCACCGGCCTCGCCGACGAGAGCATCGGGTTCCTGGGAGCGCTCGGCGGCGACATCGACCCGCGTGGTCTCCTGCTCGCCGGCATCGTGATCGGCTCACTCGGCGTGCTCGACGACGTCACGGTCACGCAGGTGTCGGCGGTGTGGGAACTCAAGCATGCTCGACCCGAGGCCGAGTTCACCGAACTGTACGGACGGGCCGTTCGCATCGGCCGAGATCACATCTCGTCCACCGTCAACACGCTGTTCCTCGCCTACGCGGGCGCGTCGCTGCCGCTGCTCCTGCTGTTCAGCGAGGCCGGACAATCGATCTCGTCGGTCGCCACCCGCGAGATCGTGGCCGTCGAGATCGTCCGGGCGCTGGTCGGGTCGATCGGCCTCGTCGCGTCGGTGCCGATCAGCACGGCGCTCGCCGCCGCGGTGGTCGCCTCCGGCACGGCCCCCACCGACGCCGATGCCGACGATCCAGAACGGGACGCAACGGCCTGA